The Drosophila sulfurigaster albostrigata strain 15112-1811.04 chromosome 3, ASM2355843v2, whole genome shotgun sequence genomic sequence CAAGAGGCGTTTAtttctgtgttttgtgtttttttttttgttcatttttggCAAGCATGTTGTGGGGTACGTGGGGGTACATGGGTTCGTTTTGAGGGGAGTTACAAGATACAAGATATCGTATCTAGATACGAGTACGTGTACGAGTACGAATACGATTACGAGTACATTATATGTTAGGTAGTAATTAGTATAAGTTTTGTGGTAATtagcaattataattatggtgaataataatttaactaaGCATACAATGAGCGCGCGCGTGCAAGATCACAAAGCAGTCAAGCTACTACCTACTAACAGTCTCACGACTGACCCCTCGGTCGTCGCCCGAGTCGCCACCGGAGTCGTTACCGGAGTCACCACCAATGGAGCAGTCTCGAATCGCTGGTTGCGCGGTATCGGCTCCGCCTTGCTCTTGATCAGATACTTGGCGAACTCGGCGGGCGAGCGAAAGGATTTGATGGGGAATTTGCCGAAACGGCCGTTCGTCTTGGACACCACATAATAGATGGGATAGGCGCCGGGTGTCACCTGTATGGGGAGCGCCGTATCCGGATCACTTGGATTGCTCTTAGTTTCGGGGGAGAACTGCaattgcttctgctgctttgtcttcagcttctgcttgGGAAAGGCTTTTAGTTCGAACGTGTTCGAGTTTTTTAATGCGCTCAGCGTTGCTTCACCATGCTTGGCGGCCGGACGCATGCGTCTCGAGTCCAAATACTGCCGTTGGCGTCCCACCTTGCCGCCCGGTCGCAGTGTCTGTATCTGAAACAGTTCCGAGTTCATTTGATCCTTGTGGCGATCCTGTCTCACCGGCAGCTCCTGCGGAATCACGTGTATGACCTTTTGCGGTTTGTTCTCGATCTCAATCACCTCCTCCTTGACCAGCTCCTCAGACTCCTTGGCCAGACCGATGGCGAGCAGAGCCCACAATGCCACCAAGAGCAGCTGCAAAGTTCAAGCTTAACTTAGACACAGATCAAGCGCAAAAactcaatcaatcaatcaaattacCAAAATATGACGAATGCCGAACATTTCGTTAAATCACCAAAAATATGGAACACTACGTTAACTACGCTCTATTAAATTGATCTCAGTCagaggttttttttttgttaagtttcTCCCACTCCGCGATTGCGACTTTAGTTAAATGCTGCCGTTTGACGACTGAACTGCGATCGCTGTTCACAGCAGCGCTGTAAGCTTCTGCTTCTCAGTTGCCGCTGTCATTCTTCCCGCTGTCGGTTCCCCTTTCCGCCTTCCCCACCTCTGCGTCTGCTACCAGATCCGTCTCGTCCGCCTCTGCGCCGTTAGATTCTTTTTAATGAAGTGGCATGGCCTTTTGTTGTGAGTTTGGATGTGtggcaacgacagcgacaacgacaacgcagCCAGAACAAATTATGAGCCAAATTTATGTAGACGCTAACAAATTGCTAGCTTCAGATTCGAGTAACATTCATCGCACACAAGTCTAATAACTTGCTCATTAAATTTGCCACGCTTATGCGAATAAGGAAGAGGTTCACTCTATAAAATATCAATGGTAATTACCTTGCTTTCCTATACGAATTAACCACAGGAATACGTTCAATTCAAGGTTGCATTACGCAACAAATTTGGATCTAAAGAGCGTCAAATTTGTCTATGGAGCAATATTTGGTTGAGTTTACGAACCTGTTGAACTTTAGCGTGACTTCGTCTGCGATCATAATTGCTCAATTAACGGTAGCAACTTTCCCAAAATAGGATAGAAAACTGTTAAGAATTTAACAGCTTTCttgaaatgttataaaaatgGAAACGGTCTTTGTTTTAAGTAATTATATTAATGCACTTTTATTTCGAGCTCAAGGAAAAACATGAATTGGTTTAACTTATTATTATGCAATCTTgttattttatcaaaatttaacAGTTTTCTTAAAGTAATTCAAAAATGGATTTAgtgttaattgttttaaaaaattatttgtacaCAAATATGATACTGATTCTTATGAAATCTTTTAATGATAATACTACTTAATCCAAAggaaaattaagaatttggTTAACTTTTTCTTACGTATAGCAcaatttaacttaaatttggtatacaatttgaaataaaaacaactttcTGCGAACATAAAAAAGTGAATTAATTGATCATTGctttaaaacattattttattgtatattagttttttcttaaaaataatcaaggattttttaaattaaatttctttaaattttttaatgaatgtaaaattttttaatctaaaagaaaaacaagaattGGTTAtactcttttttatttacaatctctttatttaaataaaaaataataataaataaataaataataattaaaattatatttctttactttaaggaaattttttttgttaaactaactttaattatacatttcatattcagtttaaatttcaatgttaaataaataagttcatgaaagtatgcaaaaaatctaatgaattaattatagCATAAGCAGTTAATTTTGTGGACTTAACAGTGTATTCATTAGCTGTTATTTTCAAGAAATCAAAATTcacttgtgtttttttgtgcttttttgtCATCCCGAAGGCGACGATCGATCGCACAGTGGGTCACAGAGCAAAAACCGTCGACGAAAGTCatgtatatttacatatacaacttgttgatttttgtttgctgcttgaTTGTGATTACCTCATTGATTAATTCGTTTTGAATCGACCTCTCGGCTTGAGGTGCCTCCGCCAACTCCGGT encodes the following:
- the LOC133844518 gene encoding uncharacterized protein LOC133844518, coding for MFGIRHILLLLVALWALLAIGLAKESEELVKEEVIEIENKPQKVIHVIPQELPVRQDRHKDQMNSELFQIQTLRPGGKVGRQRQYLDSRRMRPAAKHGEATLSALKNSNTFELKAFPKQKLKTKQQKQLQFSPETKSNPSDPDTALPIQVTPGAYPIYYVVSKTNGRFGKFPIKSFRSPAEFAKYLIKSKAEPIPRNQRFETAPLVVTPVTTPVATRATTEGSVVRLLVGSSLTAL